A window of Natranaeroarchaeum aerophilus contains these coding sequences:
- a CDS encoding ATP-binding response regulator, with translation MTTNEPISVLYVNDDPELLRLVSTRLERERDHLTIHRADSVEDGLSILRTDDIDCILSDYYMPDRNGLDFLRTVRADDDEIPFILFTETGDESVASESISAGVTDYIIQEAIGNQSALLANKITTHVEHIRARRTVEYTDRQLRDIAETTEDVLWVFSADWSELRFANSAYEETFGHSIEELRADPSSFLAQVVADDRDRVQRAMERVSDGEPLRIEYRVNYSDDIRLWVESRCRPGFDENGDLDYVAGFTRDITEQKSHEKSLVLKNEQLEQFSSTVAHDLRNPLNIADGNIDLAREECDSQYLDIASEAVSEMAVLIDELLALAKEGETIDERSQVGFEELVRSGARNVVLDATRLDIQGSATLDCDPSRLREALENLLRNATGHGGEDVMVTVGLIDDGTGFYVEDDGQGIPADKRNVIFERGHTESQHGSGFGLAIVDQIVDAHGWEIVATESSSGGARFEITGIDSLSIESE, from the coding sequence GTGACGACGAACGAGCCGATTTCCGTTCTATACGTCAACGACGACCCCGAACTGCTTCGGTTGGTCAGTACACGTCTCGAACGGGAACGCGACCACCTGACGATCCACAGGGCCGACTCCGTCGAAGACGGGCTTTCGATCCTGCGAACCGACGACATCGATTGCATTCTGAGCGATTACTACATGCCCGACCGAAACGGGCTCGATTTTCTCCGAACCGTCCGTGCGGACGACGACGAGATCCCGTTTATACTGTTCACCGAAACGGGCGACGAATCCGTTGCGAGCGAGAGCATCAGCGCGGGCGTCACCGATTACATCATCCAGGAAGCGATCGGCAACCAGTCCGCACTGCTGGCAAACAAGATCACGACACACGTTGAGCACATCCGCGCACGTCGAACGGTGGAGTATACGGATCGACAGCTTCGAGACATCGCCGAGACGACCGAAGATGTTCTGTGGGTATTCTCGGCCGACTGGTCGGAGCTTCGATTTGCCAACTCCGCCTACGAGGAGACATTCGGCCACTCGATTGAGGAGCTTCGAGCTGATCCCTCGTCATTTCTCGCGCAGGTGGTTGCGGACGATCGGGACCGCGTGCAGCGGGCGATGGAGCGGGTTTCGGATGGAGAGCCACTACGGATTGAATATCGGGTGAACTACTCCGATGATATTCGTCTCTGGGTCGAATCACGATGTCGGCCGGGATTCGACGAGAACGGCGACCTGGACTATGTCGCCGGATTTACCCGCGATATCACCGAGCAGAAATCTCACGAGAAAAGCCTCGTTCTCAAAAACGAACAGCTAGAGCAGTTCAGCTCGACGGTAGCACACGACCTGCGTAACCCCCTCAACATTGCCGATGGGAACATCGACCTCGCACGTGAGGAGTGTGACAGCCAGTATCTCGACATTGCGTCGGAGGCAGTCTCCGAGATGGCCGTGCTCATCGACGAACTGCTCGCGCTCGCAAAGGAAGGCGAGACTATCGACGAACGGTCACAGGTCGGGTTCGAAGAACTCGTCCGGTCGGGGGCTCGAAACGTTGTTCTGGATGCAACACGACTCGATATCCAGGGCAGCGCAACGCTCGACTGTGACCCCTCGCGGCTGCGCGAGGCGCTGGAGAACCTGTTACGGAACGCGACCGGCCACGGAGGCGAGGATGTGATGGTAACGGTTGGGTTGATCGACGACGGAACCGGGTTCTACGTCGAGGACGATGGGCAAGGAATCCCTGCCGACAAGCGGAATGTCATCTTCGAGCGCGGACATACTGAGTCACAGCACGGGAGCGGGTTCGGGCTGGCAATCGTCGACCAGATCGTCGATGCACACGGCTGGGAAATCGTGGCAACCGAAAGTTCCAGCGGCGGCGCACGCTTCGAGATCACCGGGATCGATTCACTCTCGATCGAATCGGAGTGA